TTACAGAGAAGAGAAAGGGCAAGATAGTAGAAGCAACGCAAGAGGCAAAGCAACAAGTGAAAGCAAGAGCGTAAGTTTGAAGTGGGTCAAGGTGAAGAAGAAACGTTTTGACAAGAACTCTCCTAGAGCCACGCAGTAATAATTGAAGTTTTGGGATTTACcccttattaattataaaataattaattagcagGTAAAGGGGCACTTGATGATAATCGGACTCTGAATGCCCTAGTCCTAATTGAGCCCGTACTAGAAAGGCCAGGCCTTAACTCTACCAAGACCCAAAACATAACAAGAGGGTACAAACGTAAGACCGCGATTACACATtataggaaaaaagaaaaaggaataaaataaacatagagaaacaaaccaaattaaatttatcaaaaatacACTTGAATCTACTCTTTATTGAATCTCTGAACATCAGTCATGACCAACAACAATTTCCTTCTTAAGCTCTCCCCTGTTAGGGCTAAAGTTATATAACTATCGAACTAATATTTAAAATCCTAGTTCATTAATAACATCAAATGCAATAagcactttttttttatataaattttttaacatcctttattttttgctaaataaaacatttttttgaaaattaaattttaaataataatttacacatacaatttttttaaaataataattattaaatactgATTTTTAACTAGTATTTTAAACATAACCTttgataaaagaaaattgaataAGATATATTAATCCACACATTAGTTTCCATTAAATGAGTTATTTCTGTTTTTAACTAATAATTCTTTTTGTTGATAGCTCCTCAAAATGGCACATAATGATTTCTCTCCAAATTTACCACCAGAAGTGGATGTTCTATCTTTGGTTACCGTTATTGCTGCCACAGTAGGCCTGCTCTAAAATGCTTAAACTTCTAGTCGTCAGCCAAAAGATAGACAATGATGTTTAAGAGATGGGAATGATGGTAACTGCTCATGTATGAGGTAATTACAAATTCTAAGAATTGAGGTGAGATCAATAATATACTAAAAAAACCCCTTAATGATAGAAAATATATATAGCAAAAGGAGAAATCTTGATTTATCTTCAATTATATTGTTTacaaaaaatcacaaaattagaaaACTTTTTGTATATGGGGCTTGGGAAGTTGGGAGCATTTCTTCGACAGAAATTATAGCAACCCAAGGAGGCAAGGACAGGCCGTGGATTTTGTTACTATTGGGTTCAAGCTTTaaccctctttttttttttgttttttctcttggtttctcttttctttaccTGTTTGCTTTGATTTGGCCGTCAAACAATTGTTGGTCTTTCTCTTTTCAAATGTGACTTTCTAGTGAGGACTACTCATTCAAGTGTGTGCCTCAGATTCTCAGTTATATTTCCCTTTCAACTCGTTAAACGGGTATggttcaaaatttgaattgggCATTTGATGGCGTGTAAAAGGCCATCAAGCTTCACATACTTTCTACGGGATTAAAATACCATATTTAATGTATTGCATTTCTATTTTCTTCCGGAATCTGGGTTCTAGGCTTCGGTGGTCGAGTCTTTGGATTTCGGGTTTCGGTAGGGTGCTACATCACTAACCTTTACTTCACCTTTTGCGCACACTCAGGTTGGTGTTGCTTccttaaaaaaacaaaatgaaGATAAACAGAGAAACTAAAACTATCTTTTCCACCAAAGTTAGAGTATGGATATGCGAAATTTGCGCAGAAAACCCTAGAGGAGGAGATGCTGATAAAAGACTCTAACCAAGTAAGCAAACGTAAACGcggaaaaaaagagaaattaataatattaggaAAAATGACAGAGGTGGTAGGAGGGAAAGGCAAGTCTCTGGcactgtgattttttttttctgactaAAACACGTATGTGTATGAAGGTAATAGTGTGAGACAAAAAAGCATGAGGGGTCAAATCACCAAAGTAATCACTCAATCAAATAATAAAGCGTTATgattatggcatgatatgtgcAATACCAGAGCTCTTCACGGACAGAAAGCTAGTGCATGAATGAAAActagtgtgtgtgtgtgtgtgtgtatagcCCTAACTTGTCTGAGTGGGGCGGGGGGGTGCGGAGGGATGATTGGCTTGCAGCTTATTGTCCGGGAGATAGAAGATGGGTATTTAGGGTTGGGGTTCGGAAATTGAGGCCAATAAAAGGGTTTTGGGTTTTAAGCCACACCACAAAATGACATCAAAGAACACACCCGCTTAACTACTGAAAACAACAGGTGAGTAAGTGAAAGCTATATCACCCCATGCACACGTCCCTTTCTAGCTCCTCTCCCCCACATCTGccgcctctctctctctctctcattggGAATGCCAACCGCACATGTAACTGTCCTATGCTTAACATCTCACTGtgctatatgtatatatatgtgaTTGCCATGCCATGTACATCTATAGAACATATGCATCATCTatgcatacatacatatacatatatacatgTAAGATGTGACTGTGACCTATAAACAAGACCAATAAACAGAGGGAAGAGAAGGGTTTCCTGTCTTCCATCTGCTTCTCTTATATCTACCAGACGAAATTGATCACCTTTCTTTCACAGCCCTTCATACCCAAATAAAAGCCAGAACCAAGTTGGTTGTTAAACTGTCAATCGTATCAATCAATCAACCAGAAACCAATCATCAATCAATTTGTAGAAGAGTTAAAAAAGGAAGCATTAAAACCATGTCCTCCTCTTCTACGTTGTCTTTGGACCAACTCTCTCCCTCCGAGCAGCTCTGTTATGTCCATTGCAACATTTGTGACACCGGTCTCGCGGTATTTATATCACTAGTTCTATGTTGTCTTCTTCGTTTCTCGATTTCCTGCCTCTTTGCTTGTTTTTCGATCACCCAATTAGGTGTTTTTGCTTCCTTTCTTCATTTCCTGTTTTGTTTCTCACTTTTTTCGATTTATGGCAGGTGAGTGTTCCTTGCACAACTCTATTCAAAACTATTACTGTGCGATGCGGTCACTGCGCCAATCTCCTTCCAGTGAACATGCGTGGGTCGATTTTGCCATCTGCTAATCCATTTCACATGGGTCACAATTTCTTCTCTCCTCACAATCTTCTGGTATGCATATATGCCATGAAAATTAATCCTGCTAATTTAATTGATGAATCCACTTACTCTACTCGTAAATGACCTCGATTCTGTAGAATTTTCATGTCATATTCATGGGATATGCATAAGTGGTACGTGGGGATAATTTTATTGCAGGGTGAGATTCCGAACCCATCTTCAAACTTCTTGATCAATCAAATCAATGTGAATGATCTTAGCGTTCCAAATCGAGGAGTGATTCATGATGAGCTTCCAAGCCCACCAGTTATCAACAGACGTAAGATACATCtcatttttcttcatttctttAGTCTCTTAAGCCCAAATTTTATTCGATTTTCTTTAACTTTTACATTGTCATATATTCTATTGGATAACCATCAACGTCCCCCTTTATTAACAGAAGCGAGATTCATTTTTTCGGCCTTTTTTTCCTTCTATTGATAATCTCTCACGTATTGCTTTAGTTAGAAAGCATTTCTTTTTTTGGCGTGGTCAATGATTTCTTAGCGAATCCAGAAGAAAGATAGTGGGAAAAGAATCATACCACTAGCCTTTTTTGATTCACTCGCACAAGTATAAATTATGTTCGATGGTGGGGAAAAAAAGGACCTTAGTAATTATGCACATTAAGCAGGCGAAGCCTTCACAACACCCCATCTATATGCAAAGAGCTTGATAAGCATTAAGATTATTTGAAAAATCCAAAGTGAATATACATTTTATtagctaaatatttttttttttgaaatgagatCGGAGATAAGAAAGTAGAACCGAAATCTCTCAAAATTTAAGATGTAACTAATATCGTACTAAACTGTGAGTATATtaactaaatattattataaatcatTATTCCTAGGCTATtgatattaaaatcaaaattagtttcaattttatttaattttgaaatttaattcaaaagaagCATGCATAATCCTACATGATAATATAGCTtagcattttttttctttatacatGAGTACACACATGACATATGCTGACCACGCTCTCTTatgattaaatattataaaataattataagtaaaatctcatcaaataaaataatactatTTATATGTAAATCCCTAAGTATAgaaagttgttttttttttcgttaCAAATTTCAAAAGATGAGCAAAGTTACCATggagaaaaagaatgaaaagaaGTGAGATAAGCGTATGAAGAATAAAAAATGTTAACTCTATTGACATGTGAAATTATATATACACTttctctaaaattaaatttcataataaaataaaattctaattatTCTATTATGTTGTGCCTCTCTTCTGTCTATATCTAGCCCCGGAGAAGAGACAGAGAGTTCCCTCAGCGTACAATCGCTTCATCAAGTGAGTAATGATTTCAAAGGATTCACATTTTCACTTTCTTCTGTCTCTCTGGATGTatagatttcttttttttcttttctatttgttTATAAATTTGCTAAATTTGAAGCCAATAATAGTAATGGACAACCAACCAAACCTGCAGGGACGAAATCCAACGCATCAAGGCTGGAAATCCTGATATAAGCCACAGAGAAGCCTTTAGCGCAGCTGCTAAGAATGTGAGATCCAAGAAAATTATTTAGGGTTTCTACTTACTTTAccattgctttctttctttgtcCTTCCTAATTAGggtttttgttttaaaaaaagaaattagaatGAAAGCAAAATGGGTTTTCCTTCTtctctaattttctttttttttttttgtcttgttATGTCAGTGGGCCCACTTTCCCCACATTCAGTTTGGTCTCATGGCAGATCAGACAGTGAAGAAGACTAACATGGGCCAACAGGTACCCTAAGCACAGccctttctcctcctcctcctcctcctccacctcagGTCGAACGGCAAAGCAGACATTAAATTATCTTTTGGTCTGTGTAGGAAGGAGAAGACGTTATGATGAACGATGGGTTCTTTGGTTCAGCAAATGTTGGTGTCTCTCCATACTAATTAAGAAGCAGTGGAGATGTTAGTTTTCTtcatctccctctctctctaaaTATCTGGTGCTTTGTAATTTAATTCTGCTCTTAGTAGGGGCAGAAAGATTTGAAGCTCAACAAAGATGTCAAGTTAAACAAACTCTAGTCCACTTTCACAACCCATGTACCGCTAATAATGTCCTTTAATGTGGACATTTGATCTTATCCTAGACCCATATGTTCCTAGATATCTACTTGGAAGACATAATGTATTCTCTGCGTTCCaacattaaatatattttcaaccatattattattataattatcatCTGTAATTTTTCTTTCAACTTGTTCACGCATGCTAACTCGCGATATCATTAttatgctttttctttttctctgaaAGAGAAAAATTCTCAGTTCAATCGCCAATTATAATCTTAAAATGAAGAAGGGATTGGTAAATTAAAGGGCTAGTACTTCACTACTGTTCCAAATCTCCTCTTATTTGTATGGATTCAAGCTGATGAATCCAATCAGAACATTGCTCCAAATCTCCTAATCAGAGTCCTGCTCAGTTTAAATTGGAAAGTTCAAATTGCTCATATCTTTTGAGAAGCTAATTATTATTAGCAGATTGACTTGCGAACTTTGCTTCCTGGTTCCTTTTGAAATCCCATCTTATTGGGTGCCCCCCTTCCCTTCAGGCCAACTACCTTGAATTAGTAGATAAATTAATCTTATAAATAAGCGAGACTCAACCTattttcttaaagtaaaagaaGGCATAGGACCAATTTTAAGTTATATatcgaaaaaaaaaagtttctttGATATATGGCTAATTAATTGAACATATattgtcatttatttttatatttttatatttattctaaGACCAGGTATTAATCCAATCAAAATATGTTGTACTAATACTCCttatttagataaaataatgaatctaatactcttagaattttaatttttaaatgggaatataaatttttttaatagataactttccatattctaaagaaataaaagattaatttttattagtttaactaaataaaacatatataagttcaattttaatgtattaaaattatatttttactaaaatctagttataatttaattaaaattaactgactataattatattaaattaaaacatgATAAgtgcatattttaatttttttaaatataaataaatattacaatGATGATGGTGTATCGTTATTATTTAGatagattaattaattgttaccgtatattttaattttttattcattccgcacttaaaaaaatataaaaatgaatgaaaaaattatttagtagtatatactattattttcaaaaaaaagaaaGCCAATATCATCAACTTATCTACTCATCTGGTATGGAAGACAAGACAAAATTGGAACGAAGCAGACTAGTTAACAGAATTATCTTTAGTAGTCTACAACTAAAGTACACAAAGAAGTTTTCTGAAATCCGTCTGTATCTCGGATTCATTTGTTAATTCCGAGATTGCTGTGGAAGacttaaaattttcttaatctCAAATAGTATGTATTTCATCCAGTGATGTCAGATGGAATTATGTTATTTGCTGTAGCCTACTGGTTGCTTAACACAGAAGGAACGAAGCAAGGAATTCACAGGGAATGAAAGGTGCCATTTTTCATGCATCTACTGCAACCACCATCCTCTCTCTCGCTCATAAAGAAAATCACAGGATTTGTTGGAGAGCGCCGGCTGTGAATTGGTGGTATAAGCTTCATTCAGATGGGCATTGAAATGCATCATGGTGAACTAGCTAGTCTATGCATGGTGATAGAAGGTAAACGTTCGATGATGAAAGCTTTCTGTGCTTATCGTGATCATTTTCAGTTGAAAGGGACACTTGGGTGTGGGTACCATCTTAAAAGCTAGGGAAGGGAGAATTTGTACAATAACCCTACATGGAATAAAGCCGCTGTGGATCCTATAAATATGAGAGTGGAATCTAAAAAGAAAAacatcagattttttttttataaaaatataaaaatcaaatataacTAAGTGTTgccattttataaatttatactatatatattgaaaattaaaatagttcACCCATGTAAATCAATctataattagaaattaataaaaattattataattctaaataatatattaattttaaattagataaATGTATGCAAAAATTTGCCACTCGATAAATGTATATATACATGTATATGGGAAAGGCCCAGGATTGGGTAAGAGAGATGCCCTTAGATAAGGTTCATAGGATCAGTATATTCATGGAGAAAAATAGGAATATTGGAGAAGTGGGTCCAAAATTGCTTTCTCAATCAGAAAGAATTTGCCAGTCGATAGGTTGAGGTTCAGCTGCCAAGTGCATATACTTTTACAAAGACTTTCCCAAAAGacgaatatatatatacatgaagGAAGGAACTGGGTGTTTCAGCGCCTTTATTCCTCAATTGGTATAttgtgaaagaaaaaaaaaaaaaaagaaataaagacttttttttctttggtgGCTCACAGAGTTAAAGATGCTAGAGGGAACAAcaagaataaagaaaatatcGCTCTCTAATGATAAAGAGAGAATAGGAGTGTGGTCGCTTATACAGCATACCACGTATCCACCATTTGGTGAATTTAGTTGAAAATCCaatccaattaattttaaataaaaatcgatttaaattaaatcaatttaatttattttgattagatttaatttattaaattttaattttaattttttaaaattgaattgaaatattttaattttatttataatttaatatttttatattataaaaataatatattattactattaataaatttgatttaattttatccatttttttaattaaaattaaatttaaaaaaataaaaatttaaattaaattattaaattaatttagtttaatcaattttttaaatttagaccAAATACTTCTCGCTCTTATCACATACCTCATAATTAGATTCCATTATATGAATTTTAagagtttttataatttaaaatttttttattttagtgaaAGAGAACGTTTTCAAAGTGATTAAaggttttaaaatgaaaatgttctcaatttattaatttatttttattaactttttttttttttgaaataggggttaggggagtcgaaccttagacctttcaaggctacaggatgcactttccaccagactaagccttggagtgcttatttttattaactttaaaaacgttattttaaaaaatatatacatctttttaaaacttttacaatctctctcttttctttaaaaaaaaaaaaagaaaaaaagaagaatcttCAGCAAAGGGTAAGTGCACAAAAAAAATCCAAGGGCAAAGACAGACGAGCATAACGCCTTAAAGCTAGTTAACTAAATAGAGTATgtttattcaaataaataaaaatagagcATGTTATGCAAAGCAACCGTAATAAAAATAGAATCTCCTAAAGTGTCTCTATGGGCTAACCCCCATCTAAGCCTGCCTCAATAGACGAGTACTCCACCCAGTGGGCTGGATGCAAGCACCTGATCAGGTGGTTGACAGGACCTCATTCAATCTAAAAGCGATGATAATCTCCAGTATGCCAACATAATTCCACCATATACAGAATGGTTGAGGATTTGCATTTTGTTAAAGGATAGGAAGTTCACCCAACTATGGCTCAGAAAGATGTATAGCTCTAGTTTCACTGAAAATAATACTAGACACTGCCGCTGCTTGCAATGTTAAACCTAAAACGAAATAGCCATTTTGATGGAATGCTTGTTTCTTAACCAGTAGGTTGACGAAAGAAGCGTCACAGGTTTTAAGCAGAACGCGTTCTATTAGCATGAAAGGTACTTGAGACACCATCAATTAATTATCATTAGCAGTAGAAAGAATGAACGTCAGACAAACAAGTTTCAAACTGAAGACATAAAACTACTTCCTCAGGTAGTTTCATCGTgttgaaaatttaatgaattgCCAACAGCATATAAATTACAGGTATTCAAAAGAATGATGATCCCAATAAAACAAGTAACCCGAAGAGAAGATTTAAAAATACATGCCAAGATCACTGAAAACTCTACAATTACACACCTAAGCACTCACAAGACGTTTCAAGAAGTTATCTCAAAGGAATAATCAGCGGAAAATGCACATCGTAGCACAGGCAATCATCAGCAACGTTAGAAATAGCTTTGATTTATCGCCCTTGATTGACGCAGCAAAAGAAGAGATATCTTGTGGCCTGACAAGCAAAAACAGGTAAAGTCAGCAGAATAGGACATCAAACAACCGAGAAAGAGTTTGAGAACAaaataaatagcaaaagaagagagcGGTCTAT
This is a stretch of genomic DNA from Manihot esculenta cultivar AM560-2 chromosome 2, M.esculenta_v8, whole genome shotgun sequence. It encodes these proteins:
- the LOC110608516 gene encoding axial regulator YABBY 1, coding for MSSSSTLSLDQLSPSEQLCYVHCNICDTGLAVSVPCTTLFKTITVRCGHCANLLPVNMRGSILPSANPFHMGHNFFSPHNLLGEIPNPSSNFLINQINVNDLSVPNRGVIHDELPSPPVINRPPEKRQRVPSAYNRFIKDEIQRIKAGNPDISHREAFSAAAKNWAHFPHIQFGLMADQTVKKTNMGQQEGEDVMMNDGFFGSANVGVSPY